Proteins found in one Candidatus Atribacteria bacterium genomic segment:
- a CDS encoding MFS transporter, which translates to MLINTKCNITNNLPPSSTEPSNPAKRNYRKSKFGISKNVFALGLVSFFNDVASEMIYPIVPIFLTSVLGAPVAIVGLIEGIAESTASILKVVSGWLSDKFQNRKSFVVAGYSFSAISKIILSFAFSWPFVLMARFIDRFGKGIRTSARDALISESSENSARGRAFGFHRALDTLGAVVGPMIALLAIHFLDNNFRLIFFLAFIPAFMGILLLLFLVKEKKKEANSSSPFRFNWHNLDPSFKVFLLISFIFALGNSSDTFLILRAQNLGLSLSLVVLAYVLFNFTYSIFSIPAGIISDKIGPKKVLLAGFLLFFVVYLFFGLVHNSLFLWFLFPVYGLYMALTEGVGKAYISNLVSQEKSGTVFGIYHTIIGLTTFFASLIAGLLWTYIGVSAPFIFGSITAVISAFLFIVLCQV; encoded by the coding sequence ATGCTGATCAATACTAAATGTAATATTACAAATAATTTACCACCAAGCTCGACAGAACCAAGCAATCCCGCAAAGCGGAATTATAGAAAATCAAAATTTGGTATTTCTAAAAATGTTTTTGCCCTGGGGCTGGTAAGTTTTTTTAATGATGTTGCTTCGGAAATGATTTATCCCATCGTACCTATTTTTTTAACCAGTGTCTTAGGTGCGCCAGTCGCTATTGTAGGTTTAATAGAAGGTATTGCGGAATCAACTGCCAGTATCTTAAAAGTTGTCTCTGGCTGGCTCTCTGATAAATTTCAAAACAGAAAATCTTTTGTTGTTGCTGGTTACTCATTTTCAGCCATTTCTAAAATAATTTTAAGTTTTGCTTTTAGTTGGCCGTTTGTTCTGATGGCACGATTTATTGACCGATTCGGGAAAGGAATAAGAACTTCAGCCAGAGATGCTTTGATTTCCGAAAGCTCGGAAAACTCGGCTCGAGGAAGAGCATTTGGTTTTCATCGGGCACTTGATACCCTGGGAGCAGTAGTCGGGCCAATGATTGCTCTTTTGGCGATTCATTTCTTAGATAATAATTTTCGCCTAATTTTCTTTCTTGCCTTTATCCCCGCTTTCATGGGAATTCTCTTGTTGCTCTTTTTGGTGAAAGAAAAGAAGAAAGAAGCAAATTCTTCTTCGCCCTTTCGTTTTAATTGGCATAATCTTGATCCCTCTTTTAAGGTTTTTTTATTGATCAGTTTCATTTTTGCCTTAGGTAATAGTTCGGACACCTTTTTAATTTTACGAGCGCAAAATTTAGGTTTGTCATTGAGTTTAGTTGTGTTAGCCTACGTTCTTTTCAATTTCACCTATTCTATTTTTTCCATACCTGCCGGAATTATTTCTGATAAAATCGGACCTAAAAAAGTGCTTTTGGCTGGCTTTTTACTTTTTTTCGTGGTGTATCTTTTTTTCGGTCTGGTTCATAACAGTCTTTTCCTTTGGTTCCTTTTCCCGGTTTACGGATTGTATATGGCGCTCACCGAAGGGGTGGGAAAGGCCTACATTTCTAATTTAGTTTCCCAAGAAAAGAGCGGTACGGTCTTTGGTATTTATCATACCATAATCGGCCTCACCACTTTTTTTGCATCTTTAATTGCCGGATTGCTTTGGACTTATATTGGAGTTAGCGCACCATTTATCTTTGGAAGTATCACAGCAGTGATTTCTGCCTTTTTGTTTATTGTTTTATGTCAGGTTTAA
- a CDS encoding bacitracin ABC transporter permease encodes MKNIFSAIWAESLKIYRSKMLWITILAFAFIPSMIGVLMFVVKNPEFSRKLGMIGTKAAMLRFGSVDWQIYFGLLNQIIAGVGLIGFTFVASWVFGREYSDRTVKDLLALPTPRSSIVLSKFIVVAIWCVLLSFILIAFGLIVGGMIKFPGWSSEIAFHCVHIFIITSLLTILLCTPVAFFASYGRGYLPAIGFAILTLIITQFIGLVGLGPYFPWAIPALYSGTTGVESAQLGVVSYIILFLTSIFGLIGTLAWWHYADQY; translated from the coding sequence ATGAAGAATATTTTTTCAGCTATTTGGGCTGAAAGCCTAAAAATTTATAGGTCTAAAATGCTTTGGATAACTATTTTAGCTTTTGCATTCATTCCTTCTATGATTGGTGTATTAATGTTTGTGGTAAAAAATCCGGAATTTTCCCGCAAATTGGGTATGATAGGTACTAAGGCAGCTATGTTAAGATTTGGAAGTGTTGATTGGCAAATTTATTTCGGACTACTCAATCAAATTATTGCTGGGGTAGGATTAATAGGGTTTACCTTTGTAGCAAGCTGGGTTTTTGGCCGTGAATATTCTGACCGGACAGTAAAAGATTTACTTGCGTTACCTACTCCACGATCATCCATCGTTTTATCGAAATTTATCGTTGTGGCAATTTGGTGTGTTTTGCTCTCATTCATTTTAATTGCTTTTGGACTCATAGTCGGAGGAATGATAAAATTTCCCGGATGGTCAAGTGAAATTGCTTTTCATTGTGTTCACATATTTATTATCACTTCTCTTCTTACGATTTTGCTTTGTACACCGGTAGCATTTTTTGCCAGTTATGGCCGCGGATATTTGCCCGCTATAGGTTTTGCCATTCTTACCCTCATTATTACTCAATTTATTGGTTTGGTGGGTCTTGGGCCCTATTTCCCCTGGGCGATTCCAGCACTATACAGTGGTACTACAGGAGTTGAAAGCGCACAATTAGGGGTTGTAAGTTATATCATTCTCTTTTTAACCAGTATTTTTGGATTAATTGGCACTTTGGCATGGTGGCATTATGCTGATCAATACTAA
- a CDS encoding ABC transporter ATP-binding protein, which yields MEEVISTEDLTKYFGNVHAAESVSLKVRKGEIYGFLGLNGAGKTTTIRMLLGMIRPTTGSAFLFGEKINAGTCSLWEKVGYLVENPSSYPELTVWENLEIIRRLRQMPDKKAVEGVIDKLRLASYRDIKAKNLSSGNAQRLGLAKALLHHPDILILDEPANGLDPAGIVEIRELFGNLAFNQGVTIFISSHILGEISKFATRIGIIHEGRLIRELNADQLERLLDKRLVVNALDKEAVRSRLINYGYSVNLSKNGNLEVTGKEAINHPEYIANILVHAGLPPTLLKVEEEDLESYFLRTIEGNVK from the coding sequence ATGGAAGAGGTCATCAGTACAGAAGATTTAACTAAATATTTTGGTAATGTACACGCTGCAGAAAGTGTTTCCTTAAAAGTTAGAAAAGGTGAGATTTATGGATTTTTGGGACTTAACGGTGCGGGTAAAACAACGACTATTCGCATGCTCCTGGGAATGATTCGCCCTACAACGGGTTCGGCCTTTTTATTTGGGGAAAAGATTAATGCTGGCACTTGTAGCTTATGGGAAAAGGTTGGATATCTTGTAGAAAATCCCTCTTCCTATCCTGAGCTTACAGTTTGGGAAAATCTTGAAATTATACGCCGATTGCGCCAGATGCCTGATAAAAAAGCGGTTGAGGGAGTGATTGACAAACTACGGTTGGCTTCTTACCGAGATATAAAAGCAAAAAACTTATCTTCAGGGAACGCACAACGGCTGGGCTTGGCAAAAGCACTTTTACACCATCCGGATATTTTAATTTTGGACGAGCCGGCTAACGGGTTGGATCCCGCCGGTATTGTTGAGATACGAGAACTATTTGGTAATCTTGCCTTTAATCAAGGGGTTACCATATTTATATCCAGCCATATTTTAGGGGAGATATCCAAATTTGCCACTCGGATTGGAATTATCCATGAAGGGCGCTTGATAAGGGAATTAAACGCAGATCAGTTGGAGCGTCTTCTCGATAAGAGACTTGTTGTCAATGCCCTCGACAAAGAGGCAGTAAGATCAAGGCTTATTAACTATGGATATTCAGTAAATCTATCCAAAAACGGCAACCTGGAAGTCACAGGCAAGGAAGCAATAAATCATCCTGAATACATAGCAAATATTTTAGTACACGCAGGCTTACCACCAACTTTACTGAAAGTTGAAGAGGAAGACCTCGAGTCATATTTTTTAAGAACAATTGAAGGAAATGTAAAATGA
- a CDS encoding DUF4129 domain-containing protein — MVMTEGPKSKRTLLLISAGMMEITWLYVLACILFLMLKAPLFPIWTAILVFFTPIFIHSVLKGRGKRIIIHVMLQAFFYLTIFLQTFYFYGNWPGPFFNFQWLEMILHHQYGSVGGLAYLFILFWYSCLWISGYKLANRSHDFYKIASRFDLGIVALISAFIILGSMNLSFPRSEVSIIYYFLFSMFAISLAKNLGSSKTKYSHQFSGTSLVLTFILAVLLIGSWVVLFFLPQLSQAAQAGYHVLKIVSKPLGNLLLKIISFLFGYGKHRANLGTTSSGDAAIPMIESSEPSWWAHLLEWVITWGGIILLSLVVMIAIGWLLMSLWKWFSTKTEVDNKRKGFFEELLLWFLHLFSLGKKVLYKMLGLLKNIRKREETIAVLFQKLCCWGRSSGLPRENSKTPQEYGRYLTHFFPDSQPDIQLIIESFNQEIYGKKYIQEEQWRKAKKAWQRLVSPTKWPLRLWVKIFYSRKFRLQEATIST; from the coding sequence ATGGTGATGACAGAAGGTCCAAAAAGCAAAAGAACATTATTATTGATCTCTGCTGGCATGATGGAAATAACCTGGCTATATGTACTGGCCTGTATCTTATTCCTCATGCTGAAAGCCCCTCTATTTCCTATATGGACAGCGATTCTTGTCTTTTTTACGCCAATATTTATCCATTCTGTTTTAAAAGGGAGAGGAAAAAGGATCATTATCCATGTTATGCTGCAGGCCTTTTTTTATCTAACCATTTTTCTTCAAACCTTTTATTTCTATGGAAATTGGCCGGGACCTTTTTTCAATTTCCAATGGCTGGAAATGATTCTGCATCACCAATATGGTTCGGTTGGCGGATTGGCCTATTTATTCATTCTTTTTTGGTATTCATGTTTATGGATTAGTGGATACAAATTAGCGAACCGTTCCCATGACTTTTATAAGATCGCTTCCCGCTTCGACCTGGGTATTGTAGCCCTCATTTCTGCCTTTATTATTTTAGGAAGCATGAATCTATCTTTCCCCCGTTCTGAAGTTTCAATCATCTATTATTTTCTTTTCAGTATGTTTGCCATTTCTCTGGCTAAAAATTTGGGAAGTTCAAAAACCAAATATTCTCACCAATTTAGTGGAACGAGTTTGGTTTTGACTTTTATTCTGGCAGTATTACTTATCGGCAGTTGGGTAGTATTATTCTTTTTGCCGCAGCTATCTCAAGCTGCCCAGGCAGGTTATCATGTTTTGAAAATAGTGTCTAAACCCCTGGGAAACTTACTGCTTAAGATTATTTCATTCCTCTTTGGATATGGAAAACATAGGGCTAATTTAGGTACAACTTCTTCGGGTGATGCCGCTATCCCTATGATAGAGAGTTCTGAACCATCCTGGTGGGCTCATCTATTAGAATGGGTGATCACCTGGGGAGGAATTATTCTTCTAAGTTTGGTGGTTATGATAGCCATCGGTTGGTTACTCATGTCACTCTGGAAATGGTTTTCTACAAAAACTGAGGTAGATAATAAGAGAAAAGGGTTTTTTGAGGAATTGCTCCTATGGTTTCTGCATCTATTTTCTCTCGGTAAAAAAGTACTCTACAAAATGCTTGGTCTCTTAAAAAACATCCGGAAAAGAGAGGAAACAATAGCTGTTCTTTTTCAAAAACTTTGCTGCTGGGGACGTTCCAGTGGCCTTCCCAGGGAAAACTCAAAAACTCCCCAGGAATATGGCAGATACTTGACTCATTTCTTTCCTGATAGCCAGCCTGATATTCAGCTCATTATCGAAAGCTTTAATCAGGAAATCTATGGGAAGAAGTACATTCAGGAAGAACAGTGGAGAAAGGCGAAAAAAGCCTGGCAACGTTTGGTCAGTCCTACAAAATGGCCCTTACGTCTCTGGGTCAAAATATTCTATTCCAGGAAATTTAGATTGCAGGAAGCCACTATTTCCACATAA
- a CDS encoding DUF58 domain-containing protein — protein MNHSEHNYPLSSIFTEGFFRFLLFILLFISLLYQQKNLILISILLLVMFYGLKFWSTFSVKNIHYSFDAEKKKGFPGESIVLQAVVFNNKLLPIGLKLKIPLDKKLHPFLDSSPADCLCEEGNLLWYDRSSWQWKLTAQQRGCFQIGPPFLETGDLLGFFQQRRYLSQSVEMIIYPKPIFLNFLSSPVKELFGKPGLESPVKDPVYPVATQDYSYGDPAKYIHWKASARHNRLQSKVFEPSSQRKTLFIIDVSSFQKKEDKDLFEKTLEVVAAMAMEFERQGSPYGLLSNGEMVGNGSASLSIATGPEQLSRAMELIARLQMKTAVSIEEILFKEDVMPGGTGCIYSSCTHNKKNTQIAQFLRQHHIPVYFMTARVPRRFIDHSIKFFLLDEIHGGGS, from the coding sequence ATGAACCATTCAGAGCATAACTATCCCTTATCCTCCATTTTTACCGAAGGATTTTTTCGTTTCTTGCTATTTATCTTACTTTTTATTTCCCTGCTCTATCAACAAAAGAACCTCATTTTAATTTCTATACTGCTTTTGGTTATGTTTTATGGCTTAAAATTCTGGAGCACTTTTAGTGTAAAAAATATTCATTATTCTTTTGATGCCGAAAAGAAAAAAGGCTTTCCGGGAGAATCGATTGTCTTACAGGCCGTTGTTTTCAATAATAAATTATTACCGATAGGGTTAAAATTAAAAATCCCCCTAGATAAAAAGCTTCATCCTTTCTTAGATTCAAGTCCTGCTGACTGTCTCTGTGAGGAAGGTAACCTACTCTGGTATGATCGTTCTTCCTGGCAATGGAAATTGACTGCCCAGCAAAGAGGTTGTTTTCAAATCGGACCTCCCTTTCTGGAAACCGGGGACCTCCTGGGTTTTTTTCAGCAAAGAAGGTATCTTTCCCAATCGGTGGAGATGATCATCTATCCTAAACCTATCTTTTTAAATTTTCTCTCTTCTCCGGTCAAAGAATTATTCGGGAAACCCGGTTTAGAAAGTCCGGTGAAAGATCCGGTATATCCGGTTGCCACTCAGGATTATAGTTATGGGGACCCTGCCAAATATATTCATTGGAAAGCCAGCGCCCGCCATAATCGTCTTCAATCGAAAGTTTTCGAACCCTCTTCTCAACGAAAAACCCTTTTTATTATCGATGTAAGCTCATTCCAAAAGAAAGAAGATAAGGATTTATTTGAGAAAACACTGGAGGTGGTGGCAGCAATGGCTATGGAATTTGAAAGACAGGGTAGCCCCTATGGCCTCCTATCCAATGGGGAAATGGTAGGCAATGGCAGCGCCAGCCTTTCTATAGCCACCGGACCTGAACAACTTTCCAGGGCAATGGAATTAATTGCTAGGCTTCAAATGAAAACAGCAGTATCCATAGAAGAAATACTATTTAAAGAAGATGTCATGCCGGGAGGGACCGGTTGTATCTATTCTTCCTGCACTCACAATAAAAAAAACACTCAGATTGCCCAATTTTTAAGACAACACCATATCCCGGTATATTTTATGACCGCCAGGGTTCCCCGTCGGTTCATTGATCACTCTATTAAATTCTTTTTATTGGATGAAATCCATGGAGGGGGTTCTTGA
- a CDS encoding MoxR family ATPase, translating to MNSNFSVCHKISENINKVIVGKNKAIELILVALLAEGHLLLEDVPGVGKTLMARSLARSIGGTFHRIQFTPDLLPSDITGFNIYNQREGQFIFQPGPVMANILLADEINRAIPRSQSSLLESMQERQVTVDSVTRALPSPFFVIATQNPIELEGTFPLPEAQLDRFLMQIKLDYPSQKEEMAILERFKKEDPLEKLQAVATAEEILKLQKERQKIHVSKEINHYIVSLAKATRNSPRIRYGASPRASFHLMQASQALAALRDRDFVLPDDIKELFIPILTHRMVIETKERLKGITSQKILKEILEQTEVPTQELK from the coding sequence ATGAACTCTAACTTTTCGGTATGCCATAAAATCTCTGAAAATATCAATAAGGTAATCGTAGGAAAAAATAAAGCGATTGAATTGATCCTGGTCGCTCTGTTGGCTGAAGGACATCTTCTTCTGGAGGATGTCCCAGGAGTGGGTAAAACGCTTATGGCCAGATCCTTAGCCAGAAGCATTGGCGGGACATTCCATCGTATCCAATTTACCCCGGATTTACTCCCCTCCGATATAACCGGCTTTAATATCTATAACCAAAGAGAGGGTCAATTTATTTTCCAACCGGGTCCGGTCATGGCCAACATTCTTCTGGCCGATGAGATCAATCGAGCCATTCCCAGAAGCCAATCCAGTTTGCTGGAAAGTATGCAGGAAAGACAGGTGACCGTGGATAGTGTAACCAGGGCGCTCCCTTCCCCATTTTTTGTTATCGCCACCCAAAATCCCATTGAACTGGAGGGAACTTTCCCTCTCCCGGAAGCACAGCTGGATAGGTTTTTAATGCAGATTAAGTTAGATTATCCCTCACAGAAAGAGGAGATGGCCATATTGGAACGCTTTAAGAAAGAAGACCCCCTGGAAAAGCTTCAGGCAGTTGCTACAGCTGAAGAAATATTGAAGCTTCAGAAAGAAAGACAAAAGATTCATGTTTCCAAAGAAATCAATCACTATATCGTATCCCTGGCTAAGGCAACCCGAAATTCTCCCCGGATACGTTACGGAGCTAGTCCAAGAGCTTCCTTTCACCTGATGCAAGCTTCCCAGGCATTAGCAGCCTTACGGGATAGAGATTTTGTCTTGCCGGATGATATCAAAGAGCTCTTTATCCCTATCCTCACTCATCGTATGGTCATTGAAACCAAGGAAAGATTAAAGGGGATCACTTCTCAAAAGATATTAAAAGAGATATTAGAGCAAACTGAAGTGCCAACACAGGAATTGAAATAA
- a CDS encoding PAS domain S-box protein — protein MKDEDKSKAELLKELEILKEQDLRESEEKYRNLIESVNESIISVDLQGKLLTLNSLAVSYLGGSAEDYIGKTLWDIFPPKVAEERFAGMQKVIQSGESLVTESYIPFQGKMLCFLYGMQPIKNRAGEIYAVLILASDISEQKQTEEKLKASEEYLQILFDYAPDAYYISDLEGNFVDCNREAERLTGYKKEELIGKNFLKLKLFSTNDLTKLSKLFHKNLNELIGRMGEVILIKKDHAKVIVEISSYTVNIKGRILALTMIRDISDRKKAEEALIESEERYRTIFENTGTAMLVVEEDTTSSMVNSQCEKLSGYSKEEIENKMKWTDFVVPEDLEKMKKYHLERRKNGGKTPTEYEFRMMDKKGRVKDIFMKIGMIPHTKKSVASLIDITARKQTEGNLKNAKDELQTILDSVPAIIFYRDTEDKIIRVSKTSADLLKLPIKDIIGKTTEELFPQEQAEKMKRDDREVIISGKAKRNIIQSYTASDGIRWQIVDKVPYINKEGKINGVISLAKDITEQRNTEQKLQETLQRLQKTMTAVLDTISRIVEAKDPYTAGHQRRVSQLATAIALELNLPQDQLEGIRISSLIHDIGKIGIPIEILSKPTKLSDIEFSLIKAHPQLGYDILKSIDFAYPIAQIVLQHHERLDGSGYPEGLEGDNILFEAKIIGVADTVEAMSSHRPYRPALDIDIALEEISQNRGILYDPEVVDVCLKLFKEKGFKFE, from the coding sequence ATGAAAGATGAGGATAAGTCAAAAGCTGAGCTATTAAAAGAATTGGAGATTTTAAAGGAGCAAGATTTAAGGGAGAGCGAAGAGAAATATAGAAACCTGATAGAAAGTGTAAACGAATCCATTATCTCAGTAGATCTTCAAGGTAAACTTTTAACTTTAAATAGTCTTGCTGTATCCTATTTGGGGGGGTCAGCAGAAGATTATATAGGAAAGACCTTATGGGATATTTTCCCTCCCAAAGTAGCCGAAGAGAGATTCGCAGGAATGCAAAAAGTCATTCAATCAGGAGAGTCTCTGGTTACAGAAAGTTATATTCCCTTTCAAGGAAAGATGCTTTGTTTTCTTTATGGTATGCAGCCCATTAAGAATAGAGCAGGAGAGATTTATGCTGTTTTAATCTTAGCCAGTGATATCAGCGAACAAAAACAGACAGAAGAAAAATTGAAGGCTTCGGAAGAGTATTTACAGATCTTATTTGATTATGCCCCCGATGCTTATTATATCAGTGATTTGGAAGGTAATTTTGTCGATTGTAACCGGGAAGCCGAGAGATTGACTGGCTATAAAAAAGAAGAGTTAATCGGAAAGAATTTCCTAAAATTAAAATTGTTTTCTACGAATGATCTAACCAAATTAAGTAAGCTGTTTCATAAAAATCTTAACGAATTAATAGGGAGAATGGGTGAAGTTATATTAATTAAAAAAGACCATGCCAAGGTGATAGTGGAGATCTCCTCTTATACGGTAAATATTAAGGGAAGGATTTTAGCCTTAACTATGATAAGGGATATTAGCGATCGTAAAAAAGCAGAGGAGGCTTTGATAGAATCCGAAGAAAGATACCGTACCATTTTTGAAAATACCGGTACTGCGATGTTAGTTGTCGAAGAAGACACCACTAGCTCCATGGTAAATTCCCAATGCGAAAAACTGAGCGGTTATTCTAAAGAGGAAATCGAAAATAAGATGAAATGGACCGATTTTGTGGTCCCGGAAGACTTAGAAAAAATGAAAAAATATCATCTTGAAAGGAGAAAAAACGGAGGAAAAACGCCCACAGAATATGAATTTCGTATGATGGATAAAAAAGGCAGGGTGAAAGATATCTTCATGAAAATTGGCATGATTCCTCATACTAAAAAGAGCGTTGCTTCTTTAATAGATATCACCGCACGCAAACAAACAGAAGGTAACCTAAAAAATGCAAAAGATGAGCTGCAAACGATTCTAGACTCAGTGCCTGCTATTATTTTTTATAGAGATACAGAAGATAAAATTATCCGAGTAAGTAAAACTTCAGCTGATTTATTAAAGCTACCGATAAAAGATATAATAGGTAAGACTACAGAAGAACTTTTCCCCCAAGAACAGGCTGAGAAGATGAAAAGAGATGATCGGGAAGTGATCATTTCCGGAAAAGCAAAAAGAAATATCATCCAATCCTATACAGCGTCGGATGGAATACGATGGCAAATTGTTGATAAGGTACCTTACATAAATAAGGAAGGCAAAATAAATGGTGTTATCAGTTTAGCTAAAGATATCACAGAACAGAGAAACACAGAACAAAAACTCCAAGAGACTTTACAGAGACTCCAAAAAACCATGACTGCAGTCCTTGACACCATATCCAGGATCGTCGAGGCCAAAGACCCCTATACTGCTGGCCATCAGCGGAGGGTCTCTCAACTGGCTACAGCCATTGCTCTCGAACTAAACCTTCCCCAGGATCAGCTGGAAGGAATAAGGATATCTTCCTTGATCCATGATATCGGAAAGATCGGCATACCTATTGAAATTTTAAGCAAGCCTACCAAATTAAGCGATATAGAATTTAGTCTGATCAAAGCACATCCCCAATTAGGATATGATATCTTAAAATCCATCGATTTCGCCTATCCGATAGCCCAAATAGTCCTGCAACATCACGAAAGATTAGATGGCTCCGGATATCCTGAAGGTTTAGAAGGTGATAACATTTTATTTGAAGCTAAAATTATAGGAGTGGCTGATACAGTCGAAGCCATGTCTTCTCACCGACCCTACCGCCCGGCATTAGATATCGATATAGCCCTGGAAGAAATCAGTCAGAACCGAGGTATCCTCTATGATCCGGAAGTAGTGGATGTTTGCCTGAAGCTCTTCAAGGAAAAGGGATTTAAATTTGAATAG
- a CDS encoding HD domain-containing protein produces MEVYIKKMKNINKKEAQLIEELQEMHKKVADLEKKVVRDNRLEKELQQSDEKLQKFIEGIAYIIAEIVEIRDPYLRGHHQRVSKLAAAIAQEMKLLQDKIEGVKIASLVHDVGMINLPTEIVSKPSALFEVELNFVKNYPRTGYEILKKADFPWPIAEIVFQHQEKIDGSGYPRGLKGAEILIEAKILGVANVVEAMSSCKSYRPALSIDESLREISKYKNILFDPEVVDACLKLFKENKINNRK; encoded by the coding sequence ATGGAGGTGTATATTAAAAAGATGAAGAATATAAATAAGAAAGAAGCCCAACTTATAGAAGAGTTACAAGAAATGCATAAAAAGGTTGCCGATTTAGAAAAAAAAGTAGTTAGGGATAATCGGCTGGAGAAAGAACTCCAGCAGAGTGACGAAAAGTTACAAAAATTCATAGAAGGTATTGCCTATATTATTGCGGAAATAGTTGAGATAAGAGACCCCTACCTCAGAGGCCACCACCAAAGGGTCTCCAAACTTGCTGCTGCCATAGCCCAGGAGATGAAACTCCTTCAGGATAAGATTGAAGGAGTAAAGATTGCTTCCCTGGTTCATGATGTGGGGATGATCAATTTACCCACTGAAATCGTCAGTAAGCCGAGTGCACTATTTGAAGTAGAATTAAATTTTGTTAAAAATTATCCCAGAACAGGTTATGAAATCTTAAAAAAAGCAGATTTTCCCTGGCCTATTGCTGAAATTGTCTTTCAACATCAAGAAAAGATAGACGGGTCAGGATACCCAAGAGGGTTAAAAGGTGCCGAAATTCTTATCGAGGCAAAAATATTAGGGGTAGCGAATGTGGTCGAGGCCATGTCTTCTTGTAAATCCTACCGGCCTGCTCTTAGCATTGATGAATCTTTAAGGGAAATTTCAAAGTATAAAAATATTCTTTTTGACCCGGAAGTGGTGGATGCCTGTCTTAAACTCTTCAAGGAAAATAAAATAAATAATAGAAAATAA